In Malaclemys terrapin pileata isolate rMalTer1 chromosome 10, rMalTer1.hap1, whole genome shotgun sequence, the following are encoded in one genomic region:
- the LOC128844798 gene encoding synaptotagmin-5-like isoform X2, whose amino-acid sequence MSALLGSPQDSSVLTAHFKSQSDEAVHLQVLLGVGLALLCFCLLLGCAVCWRRSERHNQSSRKEQAPTNTLVELGPALPSQTTTVPIQQQYVELEGEMLECAGNDSLGSPGAGSLPQSMLHGRASLPSIPFSQKLGVFSKTEPGWERWSTISGETDESSLLTRPYLGPSVRQSSTMPRSLSSAGPKQQPQLHFILFYSQPEATLTVTVISVSHLPKGFRSSRDSYVKVYLLPKFIEPQCTAVRRKSLNPEFREQFQFGRYHPEELRGFTLRFAVYVKEFRSFRDSFVGEVMFPCAQVTWNPEAASSYTRELSTTKTKLKKCLSAQDMSYGAACSQSTSLGQLFILLQYQALANRIKVLVRKAENLGRLTRMPGAPDHYVVIHFYYNGRVMDTKETKSIAGYNPVWNTPFLFNVPAGDIQEQQLCLEFTIMQARLYTRSCTLGRVLIGPHAPEAGLLHWKEMCCRGQVESARWHVIQPNVFSLSP is encoded by the exons TGCATTTGCAGGTGCTCCTCGGAGTGGGGCTGGCTCTTCTGTGCTTCTGCCTTCTCCTGGGCTGTGCCGTGTGCTGGCGTCGAAGTGAGAGGCACAACCAGAGCAGCAGGAAAGAGCAGGCACCAACCAACACTCTGGTGGAGCTGGGGCCTGCTCTGCCTTCCCAGACCACCACCGTGCCCATCCAGCAACAGTACGTGGAGCTAGAGGGAGAGATGCTGGAATGTGCAGGGAATGACTCGCTGGGTTCTCCTGGCGCTGGCAGCCTGCCACAGAGCATGTTGCATGGGAGGGCCTCTTTACCCAGCATCCCTTTCTCCCAGAAGCTTGGCGTGTTCTCCAAGACAGAGCCGGGCTGGGAGCGCTGGTCCACCATCTCTGGAGAGACTGACGAGAGCAGCCTGCTGACTCGTCCTTATCTGGGACCCAGCGTCCGCCAGTCGTCCACCATGCCGAGGAGCCTCTCCAGTGCCGGCCCCAAgcagcagccccagctccacttcaTCCTGTTCTACTCCCAGCCCGAGGCCACGCTCACTGTGACGGTGATCAGCGTGTCCCACCTGCCCAAGGGCTTTCGAAGCAGCCGGGACTCCTATGTCAAGGTGTACCTGCTCCCCAAGTTCATCGAGCCCCAGTGCACGGCTGTGCGCAGGAAGAGCCTCAACCCCGAGTTCCGAGAGCAGTTCCAGTTCGGCCGCTACCACccggaggagctgaggggcttCACCCTGCGCTTCGCTGTCTATGTGAAGGAGTTTCGCAGCTTCAGGGACTCTTTCGTTGGGGAAGTGATGTTCCCGTGTGCCCAGGTTACTTGGAACCCCGAGGCGGCCTCCAGCTACACCCGGGAGCTGTCaaccaccaaaaccaaactcaaaaaG TGTCTCAGTGCCCAGGACATGAGCTACGGCGCTGCGTGCTCCCAATCCACGTCCCTGGGCCAGCTCTTCATTCTCCTCCAGTACCAGGCTCTGGCCAATCGTATCAAGGTGCTGGTCCGCAAGGCAGAGAATCTGGGCCGGCTCACCCGCATGCCAGGGGCACCAG ACCACTACGTTGTCATTCACTTTTACTACAACGGGCGAGTCATGGACACAAAGGAGACCAAGTCCATAGCCGGCTACAACCCCGTGTGGAACACGCCCTTCCTCTTCAATGTCCCTGCAGGAGACatccaggagcagcagctgtgcCTGGAGTTCACCATCATGCAG gCTCGTCTCTATACACGCAGCTGCACCCTGGGCCGAGTGCTGATTGGGCCCCACGCCCCAGAGGCAGGGCTGCTCCACTGGAAGGAGATGTGCTGCCGAGGGCAGGTGGAATCCGCGCGGTGGCATGTGATTCAGCCGAATGTGTTCAGTCTCTCCCCTTGA
- the LOC128844798 gene encoding synaptotagmin-5-like isoform X1: MAYVDPEHPALTLCQSIFFFFCKGMIEGVVAILFLWLFIQVLLNKHQQVHLQVLLGVGLALLCFCLLLGCAVCWRRSERHNQSSRKEQAPTNTLVELGPALPSQTTTVPIQQQYVELEGEMLECAGNDSLGSPGAGSLPQSMLHGRASLPSIPFSQKLGVFSKTEPGWERWSTISGETDESSLLTRPYLGPSVRQSSTMPRSLSSAGPKQQPQLHFILFYSQPEATLTVTVISVSHLPKGFRSSRDSYVKVYLLPKFIEPQCTAVRRKSLNPEFREQFQFGRYHPEELRGFTLRFAVYVKEFRSFRDSFVGEVMFPCAQVTWNPEAASSYTRELSTTKTKLKKCLSAQDMSYGAACSQSTSLGQLFILLQYQALANRIKVLVRKAENLGRLTRMPGAPDHYVVIHFYYNGRVMDTKETKSIAGYNPVWNTPFLFNVPAGDIQEQQLCLEFTIMQARLYTRSCTLGRVLIGPHAPEAGLLHWKEMCCRGQVESARWHVIQPNVFSLSP, translated from the exons TGCATTTGCAGGTGCTCCTCGGAGTGGGGCTGGCTCTTCTGTGCTTCTGCCTTCTCCTGGGCTGTGCCGTGTGCTGGCGTCGAAGTGAGAGGCACAACCAGAGCAGCAGGAAAGAGCAGGCACCAACCAACACTCTGGTGGAGCTGGGGCCTGCTCTGCCTTCCCAGACCACCACCGTGCCCATCCAGCAACAGTACGTGGAGCTAGAGGGAGAGATGCTGGAATGTGCAGGGAATGACTCGCTGGGTTCTCCTGGCGCTGGCAGCCTGCCACAGAGCATGTTGCATGGGAGGGCCTCTTTACCCAGCATCCCTTTCTCCCAGAAGCTTGGCGTGTTCTCCAAGACAGAGCCGGGCTGGGAGCGCTGGTCCACCATCTCTGGAGAGACTGACGAGAGCAGCCTGCTGACTCGTCCTTATCTGGGACCCAGCGTCCGCCAGTCGTCCACCATGCCGAGGAGCCTCTCCAGTGCCGGCCCCAAgcagcagccccagctccacttcaTCCTGTTCTACTCCCAGCCCGAGGCCACGCTCACTGTGACGGTGATCAGCGTGTCCCACCTGCCCAAGGGCTTTCGAAGCAGCCGGGACTCCTATGTCAAGGTGTACCTGCTCCCCAAGTTCATCGAGCCCCAGTGCACGGCTGTGCGCAGGAAGAGCCTCAACCCCGAGTTCCGAGAGCAGTTCCAGTTCGGCCGCTACCACccggaggagctgaggggcttCACCCTGCGCTTCGCTGTCTATGTGAAGGAGTTTCGCAGCTTCAGGGACTCTTTCGTTGGGGAAGTGATGTTCCCGTGTGCCCAGGTTACTTGGAACCCCGAGGCGGCCTCCAGCTACACCCGGGAGCTGTCaaccaccaaaaccaaactcaaaaaG TGTCTCAGTGCCCAGGACATGAGCTACGGCGCTGCGTGCTCCCAATCCACGTCCCTGGGCCAGCTCTTCATTCTCCTCCAGTACCAGGCTCTGGCCAATCGTATCAAGGTGCTGGTCCGCAAGGCAGAGAATCTGGGCCGGCTCACCCGCATGCCAGGGGCACCAG ACCACTACGTTGTCATTCACTTTTACTACAACGGGCGAGTCATGGACACAAAGGAGACCAAGTCCATAGCCGGCTACAACCCCGTGTGGAACACGCCCTTCCTCTTCAATGTCCCTGCAGGAGACatccaggagcagcagctgtgcCTGGAGTTCACCATCATGCAG gCTCGTCTCTATACACGCAGCTGCACCCTGGGCCGAGTGCTGATTGGGCCCCACGCCCCAGAGGCAGGGCTGCTCCACTGGAAGGAGATGTGCTGCCGAGGGCAGGTGGAATCCGCGCGGTGGCATGTGATTCAGCCGAATGTGTTCAGTCTCTCCCCTTGA
- the LOC128844798 gene encoding synaptotagmin-7-like isoform X3, giving the protein MKQKLGVFSKTEPGWERWSTISGETDESSLLTRPYLGPSVRQSSTMPRSLSSAGPKQQPQLHFILFYSQPEATLTVTVISVSHLPKGFRSSRDSYVKVYLLPKFIEPQCTAVRRKSLNPEFREQFQFGRYHPEELRGFTLRFAVYVKEFRSFRDSFVGEVMFPCAQVTWNPEAASSYTRELSTTKTKLKKCLSAQDMSYGAACSQSTSLGQLFILLQYQALANRIKVLVRKAENLGRLTRMPGAPDHYVVIHFYYNGRVMDTKETKSIAGYNPVWNTPFLFNVPAGDIQEQQLCLEFTIMQARLYTRSCTLGRVLIGPHAPEAGLLHWKEMCCRGQVESARWHVIQPNVFSLSP; this is encoded by the exons AAGCTTGGCGTGTTCTCCAAGACAGAGCCGGGCTGGGAGCGCTGGTCCACCATCTCTGGAGAGACTGACGAGAGCAGCCTGCTGACTCGTCCTTATCTGGGACCCAGCGTCCGCCAGTCGTCCACCATGCCGAGGAGCCTCTCCAGTGCCGGCCCCAAgcagcagccccagctccacttcaTCCTGTTCTACTCCCAGCCCGAGGCCACGCTCACTGTGACGGTGATCAGCGTGTCCCACCTGCCCAAGGGCTTTCGAAGCAGCCGGGACTCCTATGTCAAGGTGTACCTGCTCCCCAAGTTCATCGAGCCCCAGTGCACGGCTGTGCGCAGGAAGAGCCTCAACCCCGAGTTCCGAGAGCAGTTCCAGTTCGGCCGCTACCACccggaggagctgaggggcttCACCCTGCGCTTCGCTGTCTATGTGAAGGAGTTTCGCAGCTTCAGGGACTCTTTCGTTGGGGAAGTGATGTTCCCGTGTGCCCAGGTTACTTGGAACCCCGAGGCGGCCTCCAGCTACACCCGGGAGCTGTCaaccaccaaaaccaaactcaaaaaG TGTCTCAGTGCCCAGGACATGAGCTACGGCGCTGCGTGCTCCCAATCCACGTCCCTGGGCCAGCTCTTCATTCTCCTCCAGTACCAGGCTCTGGCCAATCGTATCAAGGTGCTGGTCCGCAAGGCAGAGAATCTGGGCCGGCTCACCCGCATGCCAGGGGCACCAG ACCACTACGTTGTCATTCACTTTTACTACAACGGGCGAGTCATGGACACAAAGGAGACCAAGTCCATAGCCGGCTACAACCCCGTGTGGAACACGCCCTTCCTCTTCAATGTCCCTGCAGGAGACatccaggagcagcagctgtgcCTGGAGTTCACCATCATGCAG gCTCGTCTCTATACACGCAGCTGCACCCTGGGCCGAGTGCTGATTGGGCCCCACGCCCCAGAGGCAGGGCTGCTCCACTGGAAGGAGATGTGCTGCCGAGGGCAGGTGGAATCCGCGCGGTGGCATGTGATTCAGCCGAATGTGTTCAGTCTCTCCCCTTGA